A region from the Coffea eugenioides isolate CCC68of chromosome 9, Ceug_1.0, whole genome shotgun sequence genome encodes:
- the LOC113783354 gene encoding CTD small phosphatase-like protein 2, whose translation MPSLKMKTKSTVGCLKEKKGLRICPKSTMISKNSLSVSKIAQNADELQTIIQHTHDVCSCDEKRSHDSEASDADHGESFNGELLQKQYMPFIDSTDVSRMESAPGTCTSSETIFSPILESIDIHSKSYTDYYGGNNNLYVPQLETEDSDDSSKGSCEYQTCSISDFFISDMIFSGLPVDGNSVFNDSTDTKFLPDYKCEEPLNSFDLTEETMVMPYLKNAMESGYIHDIRTCEDATIDSSDSSLYLAIHQLRSCNQESDINIYSDVDQPDSFDPHMFIRNIPDLPDLASDLRPTILPKDSKKTKSVTLVLDLDETLVHSTLEHSDDADFTFPVFFNMKEHTVYVKQRPHLRTFLERVSEMFEIVVFTASQSIYAKQLLDILDPDGKLISRRAYRESCIFYDGSYTKDLTVLGVDLAKVVIIDNSPQVFRLQVNNGIPIKSWFDDPSDSALMSLLPFLETLVDTDDVRPIIAKRFGNNE comes from the exons ATGCCATCACTCAAAATGAAAACCAAGTCAACTGTGGGCtgtttgaaagaaaaaaaaggtctCCGCATATGCCCAAAATCAACCATGATATCCAAGAATTCTCTCTCTGTTTCCAAAATTGCTCAGAATGCTGACGAACTTCAGACTATTATTCAACATACTCACGATG TTTGTTCGTGTGACGAAAAACGTTCTCATGATAGCGAAGCAAGCGATGCTGACCATGGGGAATCATTCAATGGAGAACTCCTTCAAAAGCAGTATATGCCTTTCATTGATTCTACAGATGTCAGTAGAATg GAGTCTGCACCAGGAACCTGTACAAGCTCAGAGACGATTTTCTCTCCCATTTTAGAGTCTATTGACATTCATAGTAAATCATATACTGACTATTATGGAG GGAACAACAACCTGTATGTGCCACAGTTGGAGACAGAAGATAGTGATGATAGCAGTAAAGGTTCATGTGAATACCAGACCTGCAGCATATCAGATTTCTTTATATCTGACATGATTTTTTCTGGGCTACCAGTTGATGGCAACTCAGTCTTTAATGATAGTACAGACACTAAGTTCTTGCCTGATTACAAATGTGAAGAACCACTTAATTCTTTTGATTTGACTGAGGAAACCATGGTAATGCCTTATCTTAAGAATGCTATGGAAAGTGGCTATATTCATGATATCAGAACATGTGAAGATGCTACAATAGATTCTTCTGATTCGAGCTTGTATCTTGCTATCCATCAATTGAGATCGTGCAACCAGGAATCTGATATTAATATTTACTCAGATGTGGATCAACCAGATTCATTTGATCCACACATGTTTATAAGGAATATACCTGACTTGCCAGATTTGGCTTCAGATTTGCGGCCAACAATACTGCCTAAGGATAGCAAGAAAACAAAATCTGTTACTCTTGTTCTTGACTTGGATG AAACCCTAGTGCATTCAACATTGGAACACAGTGATGATGCTGATTTCACCTTTCCAGTGTTTTTCAATATGAAAGAGCATACAGTGTATGTGAAACAGAGGCCTCACCTGCGGACATTCCTGGAGAGAGTTTCTGAGATGTTTGAAATTGTAGTTTTCACAGCTAGTCAGAGCATCTATGCGAAGCAGCTTTTGGATATATTGGATCCAGATGGCAAGCTTATCTCTAGACGAGCTTACCGCGAATCCTGCATCTTCTATGATGGAAGTTATACTAAAGACTTAACTGTTTTAGGTGTTGATCTAGCAAAAGTTGTCATAATTGATAATTCTCCTCAG GTATTCCGCTTGCAAGTCAATAATGGAATTCCCATCAAGAGTTGGTTTGATGACCCCTCAGACTCCGCACTAATGTCACTACTTCCATTCCTTGAAACACTGGTTGACACTGATGATGTTCGGCCTATCATTGCTAAGAGATTCGGTAACAATGAATGA